The Kribbella sp. HUAS MG21 genome includes the window GCGATCACGTCGTACATCTCAAACCTCCTGCGCGGTCCGGGTGCGGACCATCAGTACTGCTGTCTTCTCGGGCAGCTGTAGCTCCCCGTGCTGGACGAATCCGGCCGCGGCGAACGCGCGGACCGACGGTGTGTTCTCGATGTCCGGCTCGGCCACCACGCGGGTACAGGCCGGCTCGGTGCGCAGCAAGGTGTCCGCGACCGCACCGAGCAGCCGCCGCCCGAGGCCACGACCTACTCGCGTGGCGTCACCGATCGCCACGTGCACTCCCCAGTCCTCGTCGTCGTACGCGTAGTACTCGGCCAGCCGGTCGTGCCGGACGCGGTACAACTCCAGGTACGCGAAGTCCTGCGCGTCCAGCGCAGCGACGTACGGCGTGGAGTGCTCCCCGGCTGCCTGCTGCTCGATCTCCTGCGCCCAGCGCTCGACCGACCAGCCCTGATGCCACCACCGCCGGACGTGCGGCTGCGCCATCCACAGGGCGATGCGCGGGGCGTCGGCGGGCTCGGCCGGGCGCAGGTCGAATTCGGTCACCGCAGCGGATTCGGGATGTCTAGGTAGACCGACTGTGCGTCCAGTGGCGCCACTACCTCGTCGATACCGCGCAGCCGGGTGAGCATGTTCGCCTTGCACGGCAGAGTGTCCGCTTCGAGCCACCTGCGCGCCAGGCGATCCCCCTCTGGCCCAGCCGACTTCAGCAACGGCAGTGCGAGGGTCAGCCGCTCCCGAACCACACCAAGCAGTTCACCCTCGTCGGCGACACCGTCCGCTGCCAGGCAGCCGACCACGGCGAG containing:
- a CDS encoding GNAT family N-acetyltransferase; its protein translation is MTEFDLRPAEPADAPRIALWMAQPHVRRWWHQGWSVERWAQEIEQQAAGEHSTPYVAALDAQDFAYLELYRVRHDRLAEYYAYDDEDWGVHVAIGDATRVGRGLGRRLLGAVADTLLRTEPACTRVVAEPDIENTPSVRAFAAAGFVQHGELQLPEKTAVLMVRTRTAQEV